AGGTTAGTTGAGTTTGAAGGAGCGGCTTCGGCCTAGACAACATCGACGAACCTTTTGCTGTCTATCTACTTATATAAAAACTATATTTGGACAAAAGTGATGAAAAATAAAAATATAAGGATTGGCCGATATTCCTTTAAAGAATACATATCTGCCTGTCAGGGTAGCCCCCTTTTTAATTATGATAATTGCCGGTATGCCTAAATAATCAATAAAATAATTCAGAGTAATACGTTTACAATCAAATAATCCCAAAATCCATATCCATCTCAATTTAATCCTAATTTCCATATTATGCTATTTAGAAAATCAACACTAAGAATTCATAATTACTATAATCAAGTTCTGTCTGATTTATATTATCATTTTGACTTATTTATAATGTATATATAACAATGCTTTTAAAAAAGTTAGCTTGTGAACACATTCCTTTTATATATATCTGGAATGTTTTACTTAACAACAAATAAATACTTATATCGGAGCGATATATGTCAAAAGTATCTCTTACTATAAATGGTCAAACTGTTACCACGGAATCCGAAAGTACCCTCTTGCAGGCTGCTGTTCAGGAAGGGATTTTTATTCCAACACTTTGTCACAATCCATTGTTAAAACCTGAAGAAGCCTGCCGGATCTGTGTAGTCGAAGTGGAAGGCAAAAACAAGCTTATTGCTTCCTGTTCTACAATGGTTAAAGAAGCAATGGTGGTTCATACGGATTCTCCTCTTGTTTTGGAAACCCGCAAAGGAATTTTAACTTTAATGCT
The genomic region above belongs to Pseudomonadota bacterium and contains:
- a CDS encoding (2Fe-2S)-binding protein; this translates as MSKVSLTINGQTVTTESESTLLQAAVQEGIFIPTLCHNPLLKPEEACRICVVEVEGKNKLIASCSTMVKEAMVVHTDSPLVLETRKGILTLMLEQHYGDCVSPCHMTCPGHLDIQGYVAHIERGDPIEALRLVKEKTPFAA